The Oxyura jamaicensis isolate SHBP4307 breed ruddy duck chromosome 3, BPBGC_Ojam_1.0, whole genome shotgun sequence genome segment TCCAAATTAACGTCGGGGGTGGAAGGGTTCAGGACGGGAGGTCAGCTGCTTCAGTGCATAAGATCTGTGAGAAATGCGATGAAGGCATACTGATGGGTGAATTTAAGCTTCACTGCTCTGTCTTCAGATGGGATAACTCATCTGGGACCTTCCAGGGGTGAACATGATAAAGATATGAAATGCTATTACCTGTCTGgagaaacattttctcctgACAAAATTCACTTAGAAATGTTATCGgtctaatgaagaaaaaagtctgGGTTAATTAAACGTAATggtgctttctttttcaattaGTCTGAGAGTTAATGCCAGTGGCCCTAAGCCACATCCTGCACCATGATGAAATAAAGCCACACTTGCGGCTCCTCCCTCCAGAAATGGAGCACTGCAGTAGTGAGTAATTGCAGAGGAGGTTCTAAAACCAGACattttggaaatacagaaataaaatatttacctcGGGGGACCTCAGGTTCAGCTTTGATGCTGAGTATTTTGATGTTAAGCTGCgtgcagcagctggagacaTTTTGTGCAGCGGAGAACCTGTCTTTTCATCCTAGAAACTGGGCTGGTTTGAGTTGGAGTGCTGGGGGAGGATGTAGTATTTGCTCTGCACACAGACTTCACGCACTCTCTCAGAAAGCCTCTTCTGCGGGAAAGATTGGGGGGCAGGACGATGAAAGGCAGTAAGGCCGTGTGGCTAAGAGGATGCCTGGGTGATGCGTGCCTGCGGCAtccttctgcagctgaaatCTCAGAGTAGCGGAGTGGTGTGAGTATTTCAGGGAAGATAGGTGGTGTATGCTAAAATACAACTTGCCACTTCCTCAGAAGCTATGCTGGTGCATGTCTGGGTGGCTTGTGCGGGAGTAGACTTAGCAGCTGAGAATGCTCTCTGGGGAGGGATACCGAAGCATAAGCACTAGTTTAGGCATTTTTTCTTGGAGCTAGGAGGGTGAAGAGACAGGCAGGAATGACAGCTGGTGGTGTAggaagtgctgctgcttggaggTGTGGATGCTGCTGGGGTGTGCTTAAAGGAAAAGGTGTGTTCAGCCTGTAGTTGGGCTGAAAGCTGAGTAGGTGGTATGAGGGCAAGTAGGGGAAAGACCAAAACAGATCAAACAAAATCTCAGGAGGGAATTAAAACCTCCCTTAAGAGGGGAGAGGAAGCAAGCTTGTTTTCATGAGAACTCATGCTTACTGAAAGAGAAGTATGTAGGAGATGTTCATGAGAAGTTTATACTATTTCTACTCCATGTTGAAAGATCTAGGCCTTGTCTAAGTGCATAGCTGAGTGCTTAACTCCTAATGTGTTTAGAGAGGTACGGCCGCCTGATCTGGACAGAGATGGAGGCGGGATGGATACTGGTAATTCCTGAGCTTGTAAGGGGAAAAAGCTACAGCTAAGTGCATGCCCTGTGTTGTGGTTTGTACCAGAATAATTCTTCTATTTGAAAATCGTATGTTTGTCTCAGGATACAAAAACTGATAGCTGATGTGTAGTGAAGGGACAGGAAGGAGGTGGTGATAAATAGCTGGGAGCTGAGGAGGCTGGGTGAGGAGAAAGGTGAGGCACTACTGTGCACTTCTGTATTACGATTAATAACTTGAGGTGACGAGAATATACTGCTAGCATTATTCATAATTTATATGCACCTCTTTCATTTCTGGCTCCCTTGAAGTTAGGGACATGGTGAGTAGGGAGTaagcagtggattttttttttaactggggTAACTAGCTATAGTCTTAAAGCagaacagctaaaaataaaggaagcagTGTTCACAGTTCATTGAACTTTGCGCTACACCCACCATACTTAGCTCCAAATTACACTTTAGCCATGGTGGTAGTGTGAACTTTGGGTGTTGCACCCATTATGGTTAATGCTGCAGTCACCCATGAGAACAGCATCACCTCTTTGGGCAGAAAAGAGACAGGCTATGCATCTTATAAAACTTACTTCAACAGCGTCCACTGTTATATTACGTTATCCAGTCATCCCATACCATGCAATGTTGTTGACAAGAACAGtgtctcagattttttttttactgatgaTTTAGAAAAGTCACTGTTGCttatgaatttaaaaagctattttaatggGGAGAATACAGGAAGCTGAGGGAAGTTTTAGTGAACTCTGAATGAATGTTCCAGACTAGAAAGGGAGTCAAGCAGTACATTGTTCTTGGAAGCACTTTAAAACTACCAGCTTCACTTGGCTGTTCTGCTCTTCTTTGGCCTTGGTAAGGGTACCACCAAGAAACAGACTGTGAGCCTAGACTCTTACAAGAAAGGgggttaaaaatacattttcactacATAGTCTGCAGTGATaactgtgagaaaataaatacatggaagTTGAAAAGGGTTTTGAACTGTCAGGTTGTCTAAGCACCACCATTAAAAAATGGTATTGGATCTTAACCCAGAGGACgatggcatttatttttccctgagcTAAGCTGCTCTACTGCTCCATCTAGTGTTACTTGGCCCTACTAATGGAAGAATTGGACCTTGCTTCAGTAATCCTTGTATCTAGTGTAAGGGCTGGATCTAGAGCTAGTTCTCAGCAGAATGCTTGTTTGTGTGTTGCCAGAAAGTCTtttgcaaaagtctgcagtagTAAATTTGAATTTTTCCATATTAGCTAAGTTTCAAGAGCATAATAGAATTTTCTATGTAAAATTGGTCCTAGATCAGTCACTGAATTTTGTAGGAATACCTAAACCATTATGGACTTTTCCACTGTTCTCTAGTTATTCTTCAATGCAAAATGTAGGCAGGGAAAGCTGACGTGACATTTAAACCAAACTGTAACAAActgtttttgtagttttttgtttttttttttaatgttgaataATGTGATAGGCCTGTCTTTTCCTAGCAGCAATTTTTAAAGTCAGTGGCAAAAATCAGTGCTGGTAATGCAGAATCGGTGTGATGGGAGATcctaatgcagaaaaaaataagtttctgagTACTTTAACTACGTGAGATACCCTGACTACAAACATGAAGTTGACTTACTATGTTTAAAGTCATAAATTTTTTTATTCCCTATCACATTGTTAtgtaagtggggaaaaaaatgcatagctCATGACAGCAAGGCTGTTCAGTAAGTGGCTGCTTCAGTCCTACCTGTTGCTTCAGTCTTTGAGTCCAAATTCAGATGTTCTAGAGCTGggcaaaagaaatgcagtacTGCGGAGCACCAATGCCTCAATATGTGCAGGCTCAGAAAAGCTCTGTGAAGGCTCTGTCCCTTGATACAGACCCTGGGGATGTAACAGCTGATGCTGAGGTGACTGCCTACTCCTTTCTGAAGTCTGGATTTGTTCTCCCTCCAGCCTTCCTTTATGGAATGCCATGTTGTGCTGCTGATACGATATACCAGCTGATACGATATACCaagtgaaacagtttttttttaaaaaaatgttttttccaaaagaagtgCAAACTGAAAGTACATTCAACATATCTTCAATAATACAGCAGAATATAAAATTAACAAACATAAAATTACAGCTGAATACttaatcttatttaaaattttacttttttatcaGTTAATCTAATAAAGTGCAAACAAAAAGTATCTCTCTTCTTCAGAGAAGTTTTCATCACATGCTTGCAAACACAACTAATTTAAACggcaaaatatttacagtttggCTGTCCGTGAGTTGTTGATGTAAGGTCATTGAGTTGGAAGAAGCTCCACTGGCTTCTCATCTCTCTAGTTCTGCTTCCAGGATTTCTCCCCATGTGTCAACATCCATCGGATACATGCTTTTCTCTGGCAAGTTGTTTTGTGAGTGAATGTTACTGTATTTCCCGCTCAGCCAttcttgttttactttgcttttccagtAGTTTCTTAGTAATGTGATCTGATGGAAAAACAGACAGCAAAAATCTTGGAAGTAAACCAATTCAAGCTGCATTCAATATGAGTAAGTTTTACATTGGAAGACTAGTGCCAGAAAAAGGATTTAGAACATGTCCCTGGTACCTGGATGCTAAGCCCAGAAAGCTATACTGTTGCCAACAAGTAGACTTTGGTCTACTTCCATCTTCCTATCCTAAGTTAGGTAGAGAGTCACTTCTTGCCTCAATTCTTAGAGGGTGAAGAAGATGGGGAAATGAAAACCCTAAACAGGAATTAATCTTCCTCCTTACTCTTTAAAAGAGGTGGCTTtcactttctcttcctgtttagGTTGTTTATGACCTTTACCTCTTGCTCAGGCTATTAATGAAGGCTGGATTGGTTCTTCTACTCAGCCAACCTTTTAGTTCAAGAAAACACTAGCTTAGTGTATTTGTTGGAGGGGGATTTGTAATAGATGCAAAATAGAGAACCAGAGGGGAGCCCTTTGGCACCTGTTGTGCAAGAGAGGAAAGATGGCTACATTTGGAGGGCAACCACTATCTGCTCAAGGCATGGAGTGTGAGAGtccagaatttcttttttttttcccctttttcacaAATCCTGTTTCCCCACTTGAAAATGCTCCGGCTAAAGGGTGATCCCCACCTCAGTTTAGCTACCTCAGAGAAGTAGCCATTGCTTCCCTGATCTACTTCAGTTTGTAGGCTGGACTGAACAGTGACAGATCCTTCCAGTAAGTTGAGCTCCTCTTGCTTCAGAGAAGCTGTAACTAGGagtgtatatgtgtgtgttggGGAGGGAAGAGTTCCAAATAAACTTTACCTGGCTCCTGCTAGCTCCTTGTTTCCCATTTTCCTACCTCAGGTTCTTTCTCCCAGTTGCACATTGCTCAAAATCTACTGAGGCAAAGCTATCTGTAATGTATCTGCAGGAAATCATTCTTCACAAGCAGAATTATTCCAATGAAATACAACTAGAGAACATATACTGGCACAGAGGCTATAcgcttttctttccctctgccccTGTGTATTAGGATTTGGGCATTCTCCCATGTTAGTGCTACTCAGACTTCCTGATGTGATGAACAGACCCTGGTGTTGAGGTTATACACACCAGCTGGATCACCCTGCCGGGATGGGCAGCTTTGGGGCCTTGAGGAATACACAGAATATGCTGAGTGGGCCAAGGGTGGTCCTGGGTAGGAAACAGGATAAAGGAAATGGGAAACTTATTTGTGTTTAACCAGGTTTCTAGTTGTTTAATTTCACTACTGAGCCTTATTGGCATTACAGGGGTTCCCCAAGCATCTTGGACAAATAAGAAATACTGATTTGTATGTTTCTGTTATTAATCCCAGAGGCTTCTGAGTTGCCAGCACTGTCACTCATGTTAAATTTACCTTCCATGAGTATCCATTGCCCCGATCGCAATCGATCTCTCGCTGACAGACAGCTCTCACAGTCAAACAGTGATTTTTCCACAAACAGTCATTATTGTCAATA includes the following:
- the FBXO48 gene encoding F-box only protein 48, whose product is MQKTPKRNKQPLPCSEPASLPPDKRKRASPDDFVALLPPEVSLQIFGELDIHSLCNAAMTCRSWNHAIDNNDCLWKNHCLTVRAVCQREIDCDRGNGYSWKITLLRNYWKSKVKQEWLSGKYSNIHSQNNLPEKSMYPMDVDTWGEILEAELER